The following DNA comes from Cheilinus undulatus linkage group 4, ASM1832078v1, whole genome shotgun sequence.
TTCAAGACTTTAAAGAGGTCACAATGTGTGTGTTTCCAAGGTATaaattctctcctttttttttcttaattttgttttcttcacaaAAGAcccttatttttctcttttagccTCTAGgtgctttttaatgtttaagtcatgaatttttaccatttctttcAGACTTCTGGACACAAAATTGATGGCCTCTACTCAGCCTTTCAAGGTAAAATATTGCATCAATCTATAGACTTTAAGAGGTCCACACTGGATGGTTAAGAAAACATAGTTAACCTGCAGTTTTGAAGCTCAAACTTGCCAGGGCTTTCCTTAGATTATCTCTAACACATTGACAATATCTTTGCTTTGTATGAAGAGCAAATATTGTGACACTAGAGCTCATATACTATATGTTGCTCTAATTCTCTTGGTCTTGCATCTTATTCTAAATTTTCTTCaagattaatttattttactaaATAGCAGGGTGATGTTGACAGTAGTATTTGAATTTTCTGTTTCAGGAGCTTATAAATAACACATCTCTGGCAGAGTTGGAGAAGCAGCTCAAGGAGAGCCCCTTCAAGTCACCACAAGTTGGTAAGATAATGAAACATCAGCTCAGAGAAGTTCAGGCAAAAGTTGTACAAAATGCTGCCAGCTTCACTCTTCTTTCTTATCGCTCTTGTCAGAAACGGCAGAGGGTTTCAAGAGTTATGACACAGCCCAGGAACAGCTTCACGAGGCCGGGTACGATGCCTACATCACTGGGCTCTGCTTCATCTCTATGGCCAACTACCttggtaacacaaaactatcTCACTGAtctgtttaaaaattaaaagcaaatgTCTTAGTAACTGTTGTGTAACAGTGATTTCAATGCTTTCTTTTAAGGCTCTTTCTTGACTCCACCCAAAGCTTACATCTCAGCTCGCTCAAAACTAATTGAGCCTTTCTTTAATAAGTAAGAGCTGCTCTTAAATCTTATTAGTCATTTTCTCTCTATCTACTACAAAATTATAATAATTCTCTTTTTCTCCCAAAGGCTTTTCCTGATGAGGATTATTGATATTCCTTACCTCAACATCACAGGACCAGATTGTAAGTAAAAAGATATGCATTATATGAATTTTGCCACACTTAAAGATAACCTAAATCTTTTATTCTAGCTGCCCAATGAAATATCCTTTATTTTTATGAGCTTATGCCTTTGTGTTTGTACCATGCAACGACACAGTTTTCATCTGTATGACAGCTGTTGGTAgtaattttccaagaaaagtaaCAGTGCACTCTGAAAAATAGTGAGGCAGATTAGAGTCCAGCAAACATTGATTTATGTGCACTTTGTAAGggttttgcagatttttttaaggaaatgCACTCTGTTACTTTTTCACTCTTGTCCAAACACACGAGTGAACAAAGTTTCTTATTCAAGAAAAATTAACAGGGAAGCTTTTAAAAGCTTCACTTAGTTTTGATTGGCCATTGCAGggcaaataaatacaaaaacaaagtaataTATGTCATAATTAGCCATGCaactgactggcaaccagtccaccTGCTTGTCACCCAATgtcagctgggattggctcaaAGCATTACACAGTGTTAATGGATGATACTAGaaagagctgcacagaaactgcatgcAGTGGGGTTTGTTATGTTGGAAAACAATTTAAAGGAGGGCTTTGTGTTTGCCACAGAATGGCACTTTACCCTGTGATAgggatgtttaattttttgtgcttcttttttgACTGTATTCGTCAATTATACATTGTAGAAAGATGCTCGCCACTTATCTTTTGTAATATTTGTTGATATTCTATTTTCATAGCATTTGAACTTAAGTTGCATGTGTTGAGGCTTTTTGTTGATGATGGCATATcccaactagaaaagcactcggagagcgcagacctcagcaaagtagccttaaaaaattcctggatccagacagtgatccggatcactcccaaaatctaatcacttcttccttatgccgtttctgacattttctgaaaatttcatcaaaatctgtccataacttttgagttatgttgctaacaaactaactaactgacaaaccctgccgatcacatgacctcttTGGCGGAGGTAACTATCATTCACAGTCAGGAGTATGAAAAGGCcgcaaaaagctgcagaaaaatgtctaaattataTCATACGAAACTTTATCTGTAACTTGAGACATCACCCCTCATTGGTGCGTTTATAGGTGGGGCATAGTAATGCATGTctcatttgtaaacatttgttgGCAAAAATAATGCAggctgatgctacagttgaggAAAAAATATTCTCAATCCACATTCACagtcatgacaaagtgaaaaacaaaactaaaatggcAATCAAGCTGTAGAAAAATCTCAGCAGAGATCCAGAGAATGGGAAACCACCTGAGCTAAACTTAAGCGTTTTGCAAAGGGTTTGGTTTCttctgtcaatgtgatatttcagcttttttatttttcataaatgtgcaaaaatgtctaaaattctgttttcactttttcatgattGGCTGCTCAGTTTAGATTAacaagaatatttatttttagacaGCAGCATCAGGCTACAGCTGAATGAACTGTATTTGGGTGGGCCACCCAGGTATACTTATGGCCACCCAAGTATCATCTACATGGGAAACACTGATGCTGCAcaataaatcacagttttgTCAGTATCGAAGTATTcacattttacctgctaaatGGAGAACAACGGGGGCCATGCTTTCACACCATTTTTGGTGCTGTCAAATAAAGTTCATGCTAGCTGTCTACTACAGTCAGATAGGTTGGTGTAAgttcagtgtttaaaaaaagcatttggTACTTTCTGGAGGACTGATTGGCTACAAGAGAAATGTACACAGCTGTAGCTAAAATGGTTAGTATACTTTTCATGCTTCATATTCTAAATACATTGAACAATATTATTGCAAATCACATTTTGGCCTAAGATAAATTTGGGTATATGTAACTAAATAAATATTGTATGATTAGGTTGCCCATGTTGGGTATAGATAGACCCACTACATTTATCTGGGATAACCTCTATTTTCCATATCACAAAGTATATTGCAGGGAATAAAGCCATTGCAATGCTTGTTTCAGTattattcagccctagtttaaaccTGTTTCTCCTCTGAGAATTCCAACAAAACAAGGCAGTATCTTGAGTAGTGATGCAGCTCTGTCTGGGTTTTACTATATTATAAAATGCAACTTGATGAATATTAATCAAACCCTCAGTAATCTCttaactctgtttttttctaaattgttccTGTAGTGCAACCTAAGAGAGATCATGTTCTTTATGTCACCTTCCCAAAAGAATGGAAGACAAGTGACCTCTACCAGCTCTTCAGTGCCTTTGGTAAGGCATAATTTTTGTGCTGATAATCCCACTTCCATTCAGGTATGAAACGTTTTCACTCACTTTGTAACACTGCTGTCCACTCAGGAAACATCCAGGTCTCATGGATTGACGACACATCAGCATTTGTGTCTCTAAGTCAGACCGACCAGGTACAGATAGGTGAGTTTGCCACCCACAGCTGATTATACACACCACTTGGGACTTGATGAAGCAGTCTTTTGATATCCACCTCTGTTCACACAGCTATGAACACCAGCCGCTATGCAGAGAGTTACAGGATCCAGACGTATGCAGAGTACATGCAGAGTAAACAGCAGGACAAAGAGAAGCTCAGTCAGACACCCAAAACATGGGGAGAGGACAGCTGGGTGAAGTCTCACTACACTCCCTCCTCTACTTCCTCAGGTTTTGGATATACCAGGTACACTGCTGATGGATGCTACAGTTTGGGAAAACTACAATTTTGCACTTTGTCCATTTATATTGATTTAAGTATGGCTTACTTTTCTGCTCCAGAGGTTTGAGGAAACGCAGCATCAGTCCTGTTCAGGGAGAGCAGGGAGCTGAAGACGCGCTAATTACAGACGGCTGGAGTCACTACTCATACCCGGATAACACAGGCAGCAAGAAGATGAAAACTGATGGTGTGTGAACTCATACGTGCTTAAGTACTTCCCTGTTGCTGTGAGGTAACAACCATCAGGTTTTCTTCAGAAGGGTTAATAGCAGAAATGCAGTTTGTCTTGAGGAAGAGGGCAggtgacattttaaataatcatcACAACCTAGGAGTTTAGCTAAGATAAGGACGGCCGGGTGATTGGTTTAACTTCTAATTGTATTTATTACTTATGGCAGGGAGCTGCTGAATGGACAGGTTGAATTAATTCCTGATAAATGCAATATCAGTGAGGAAGCTTGAAGCACATCATGCTGCCGCTTTGATTTGACTGTTTGTGTGATGCGAACAAAatatgacaatttttttttttaatgataaaagtcCATCTGATATCATTATCAGTAGTTAGAGAACAGACCAGGGCACATGTAGAGTCAGTGGGTCATCTGTATTCAAAATGTGCAAGCTACAGGTGACACTGCTGCTACCATAGGTGCACCCGCATGATGCCTGAGGCAGACAATCAATTACAGATTTGAAATTAGTGAATTCTTTCAGCAGCACCATTTCCTGGTGCTCATTAGCAGTGTGGCCACATACTGACAGAAAATAATTACTTTTAGTGGCTGTAGGTGATGTAAGTCACATGATACATTTACATTCAGTTTGAAAAAATTGAATTGTAGTGTCAGTCTCACTAAAACTTGACTTCAAAATGCACGTCACCATGTTAGCTGACATACTGAATGCATTTTTCGAAGTTGGTCACACCTAGATGGTGCTGCTGGAGAATGATTTACCCTTGCATGCTTATACCTCAAATGTACCCAAACTGAGCTAGACATTCTGTGCATGTTCAGCTGCCTCTGGGCTAGGCTTTAGCCTGGAGGTCAAAAGGTATAAAATGCTGTGTATAACAGAAGTTGCCTTTCCATCTGCCTTCTGATTCCAACACAAGTTAGAGGAGtaacatgcatcatatttgtAAACAAAACTAAAGCAAAGGGTTGGGAGAAATTTGAAGTGCATTCTATGACGTGTAACACGTTAACTGCTTTTTAAATTGTCAGCTTGGTCAACTAGAAGGCCCGGTAGATATAAGCCTAGAGGCAAAATGTCACCACCTAGCTTAGCGGAGTCAGACTTCCGAGCCAATAGATTGATTTTGCCTGTTCCTTTTATACCACAAGAAGAATAATCTGAGTAAAGATCTTCATTGAACTTAAACCATATTTCAACTTCATTGAGCGTTTAACTATGCTCACTCTTGCCCAGTGTTGGTGAAAAAAGTAGGACAGGGTTTAGATTTGAAATTAGAAAGTGGGGTAAAAATCCACTGAAAATTCTGTTTGGCTCTAgcagaaaatatatatatatatatattatagaCGTATGTTTTTATACACGTGAATAATTTAATTTTCTAGTTGTCTCAGTTCTTTTTGACATAATTATGAGAGTTGCAAAAAGATTGTAAATGCATTTAAGATGTTTGAATCAATGAAGTTCATTTAGTTGATCCATCTCTGGCTACTTTAAATGCaggctttttttcttcaaacttcttTCCTAATGGTGGTATAATATCTTAGATCTCTTCATTAGCGGTGTTCAAGACTGAGCAGTTAATCAAAAtttatattaaatcacaatatgcaattttcaaattgaaaaaGGGTCCGGTGTTTTCTTTATCCTGAAATAGGTCCATGCCAGTTTAAGAAATTTTTTGTAGCAGATATGTTATGTTCTAcaaattatgcaaacattcagtttacttttttttagaaCAGATTGCATAAAAAactacatttcatatttttgtatgtcattcttaatcaaaatgagaatgacttATAAAATCATTCTCGTCttcatatcaaattttcaaTGAGTCACCGTAATTGCagttacaattttttttcttcaaatctttcagccctagTGATGCTGCCAGTTTTTGTCCTCccaaatgtcttgtttttaatgcCTGCAATCACAGGCAAATAGTGGTGGGGATTGTAGGAATACCCTTGATATAATTCGTCATCAACACAGGGCCCATAACAATATCAGGATACAGTAATTCTGTGATGCTTAATAAACTTCAAGAAAATCACAAAAGCAGAACATCTGATTGACTAAAGAATATATAATGCCCCTTGAGAGGGAAAAGTGCAGGATTAATGCATCCGTTCACTCCATTCTGGCATCATTATCTCTCATCAGTGTTTCATTCTTAAACTTTTTTGCACCGCTGACATTATTATCATACTTACAGTATTGATATTCAAAACCAGTTGCATAAGTCAGGATAATTTTGTCCCTGATTGTGTTGCTTTTATGTCCCATCCCCTTTAGTGAAACCCAATGCATACACAGTTGCTGTATAATGAGGTCTTTTTTGGAGGTATTGTTcacttgtcatgttttttccaGCCTTCAGTGAACAGGCGAATACTGAAGCTGTTGAAAGCAAAACCTCAGCAGGATGGCTGAAGACAGCGTGAGTATGAATACCATCATTTTAGTTCTCACAGTGATCATGTATGCTGCTAAGTCTTTAAATGGTTTCTGTGATCTGCAGAGATTCTTCAGATGCTGCAGGGTTAAGTCCGGTCCCTGATGAGGAGGGGGCTCCTCAGGTCACGGGTGATACTGATGGGACGATCACCTGGCAACAAACCCCATCAGCAGTCCACAAAAGGAAAGGTGATAagaagaaggacaaacagactGAAGGTGTGTTTAAGCAGCTTTCACATTCGCAAATTTTAAAATGCTCTTGAATCACAAAAAATCTTagattttcagttttgattGCATAATcattgaatgttttcttttaatattaaaTGATTCAGTCTTTTTTTACCTGGAAAATCTTGTACACTGGACCTCCCTCAATAACTTAGAAagtactagtgcatctcaaaaaattagaatatcatgaaaaagttcagtattttttgtcactcatttcggaaagtgaaacccatatattatatagattcattacacatagagtgaagtatttcaagactttatttcttgaaatgttgatgattatggatTACCgaa
Coding sequences within:
- the parn gene encoding poly(A)-specific ribonuclease PARN isoform X2, translating into MEVTRRNFKDCLNAVYSAINEADFLAIDGEFSGISDGPNVSALTNGLDTPEERYTKLKKHSMDFLLFQFGLCTFKYDQAKSKYITKPFNFYIFPKPFNRTSPDIKFICQSSSIDFLASQGFDFNKVFCDGIPYLNQEEEAQLREQTEERRNQHANGVGTPSYISPSSSKCPANVPEEQKDFINKVIEKVEALFTNSEKTLDLEPCTGFQRKLIYQALNWKFPKGLHVETMETEKKERFIQVSKVDEEERKRREQQKLEREQEELNDAVGFSKVIHAISKSAKLVVGHNMLLDVMHTIHQFYCPLPEDLQDFKEVTMCVFPRLLDTKLMASTQPFKELINNTSLAELEKQLKESPFKSPQVETAEGFKSYDTAQEQLHEAGYDAYITGLCFISMANYLGSFLTPPKAYISARSKLIEPFFNKLFLMRIIDIPYLNITGPDLQPKRDHVLYVTFPKEWKTSDLYQLFSAFGNIQVSWIDDTSAFVSLSQTDQVQIAMNTSRYAESYRIQTYAEYMQSKQQDKEKLSQTPKTWGEDSWVKSHYTPSSTSSGFGYTRGLRKRSISPVQGEQGAEDALITDGWSHYSYPDNTGSKKMKTDAFSEQANTEAVESKTSAGWLKTADSSDAAGLSPVPDEEGAPQVTGDTDGTITWQQTPSAVHKRKGDKKKDKQTEAESTTSLFEVPEVW
- the parn gene encoding poly(A)-specific ribonuclease PARN isoform X1 — protein: MEVTRRNFKDCLNAVYSAINEADFLAIDGEFSGISDGPNVSALTNGLDTPEERYTKLKKHSMDFLLFQFGLCTFKYDQAKSKYITKPFNFYIFPKPFNRTSPDIKFICQSSSIDFLASQGFDFNKVFCDGIPYLNQEEEAQLREQTEERRNQHANGVGTPSYISPSSSKCPANVPEEQKDFINKVIEKVEALFTNSEKTLDLEPCTGFQRKLIYQALNWKFPKGLHVETMETEKKERFIQVSKVDEEERKRREQQKLEREQEELNDAVGFSKVIHAISKSAKLVVGHNMLLDVMHTIHQFYCPLPEDLQDFKEVTMCVFPRLLDTKLMASTQPFKELINNTSLAELEKQLKESPFKSPQVETAEGFKSYDTAQEQLHEAGYDAYITGLCFISMANYLGSFLTPPKAYISARSKLIEPFFNKLFLMRIIDIPYLNITGPDLQPKRDHVLYVTFPKEWKTSDLYQLFSAFGNIQVSWIDDTSAFVSLSQTDQVQIAMNTSRYAESYRIQTYAEYMQSKQQDKEKLSQTPKTWGEDSWVKSHYTPSSTSSGFGYTRGLRKRSISPVQGEQGAEDALITDGWSHYSYPDNTGSKKMKTDAFSEQANTEAVESKTSAGWLKTADSSDAAGLSPVPDEEGAPQVTGDTDGTITWQQTPSAVHKRKGDKKKDKQTEAAESTTSLFEVPEVW